A stretch of DNA from Desulfovibrio gilichinskyi:
AAGCTTGCTGAACTTGAAGAAGCTTCTCTTCTCAGGAAGATTCCTTCCGTTGATAACGGAGCGGAGAAAGAGCTTTCCTTTAAAGGACGTAAACTTTTGAACCTTGCCTCTAACGATTATCTCGGACTTGCCTGTGATGATCGTCTCAAATCTGCTTCTATTCAAGCAATACGTGATTATGGAACGGGGGCTGCCGCTTCACGTTTGGTAACCGGTAATTTTAAATTGTACGAAACTTTGGAGCAGGAATTCGCACAGTTCAAGGAGCAGGATGAGGCTATGCTTTTTTCCTCTGGGTATGCCGCGAATCTGGCGATCATAGACTCATTTGCTGACCGTCAAACAGTCGTCTTCTCAGATAAGCTTAATCATGCCAGCATTCTAGACGGGATTAAAATGTCAGGAGCCAAGCACGCTCGTTATCAGCATAATGATATTGAACATTTAAAAAAACGTCTTGAATCGTTTAAAGATTCATTAGCTAAAATTTTAATTACTGATACCATTTTCAGCATGGACGGTGACCTTGCCCATATTGAGGAAATCGCTCAAATTTGCAAATTCTATAACGTGATGCTTGTAGTTGATGAAGCCCACGCTGAGGGTGTATTCGGTGAGGGGAAAGGACTTTGCTTTGAACGCAAGGTTTCAGCTCTTGTTGATTTACATATGGGAGCTTTTTCAAAAGCATTCGGCTCGCATGGCGGGATGGTTTCAGGGAATTCTGATTTAATATCTTTTCTCAGAAATAAAGGGCGTTCGTTTGTTTTTTCAACAGCTCTTCCCCCTGCTGTTGTCGGGGCCAATCTCGCTTCACTTCGATTGGTTTCGGCAGATCCTTCTATGGGGGAAAGAGTTCTTGAGAATAGTCGTGATTTGAAAAAATTTCTTGAAAGCGAAGGTTTTGATTGCGGGAACTCTGAAAGCCAGATTGTTCCGGTTATTTTAGGGTCAAATGCACTGGCATTGCAGGCTCAGGCTTTTCTTCTGGAAGAGGGTATTTATACTGCGGCAATCCGCCCTCCGACGGTTCCTATGAATACTGCACGCCTCAGACTTTCACTCCGCGCAGATTTAACCAAAGCCGACATTGAAAAAGTTAAGTATGCTTTTGTCGCCCTTAGAAAAGAGATTTTATCGTGAGTTTAACTTTTATCGGCGGATGGGCAACAGCAAAAGAGCAATATCCTGCTTTAGCCGAATCGGGTGATTTCTTAATTCCTTTCGTAGGTTTCAGTCCGGAAGAGCTGCCTGATTATCTTACCGGGGGTAAAATCATTGTAGGATGGTCCACAGGGGCGCATATTTTATTGAAAGAATGTTCCCATTTATTTTCTATGTATGATCAGGTGATTTTAATAGCTCCGTTTTTGTCTTTTATCGATTCCTTTCCGGAAAGAATCTTAAGGCGTATGATTGCAGGCTTACATAAGAATCCGACTACAGTTGTAAATTCTTTTCATAATAATTGTGGTGAGGAATCAGATCTTTCTTTGGTCAGAGAGAATGTCAATGCGCTTATAGAAGGACTTGAATATCTTATCTGTTCTCGAATCGACTTTGCAGAAGGTCCTTTTTCAGCGAATTTAATACTTGTCCATGGGAATAATGATAAAATTGTCAAAGAGTCAGCTTTTGATTCTGTTGTGAAGATTCTTCCACAAGCGAAGATTTATAAATCTGAAAGTGGGCATAAAATACCTGAAAGTGAAATAATAAATTTGATTAAGGGGCTTTAAGAGCGTGAAAAAGAGGATTAAGCAATGTTTCAGCAAGGCCGCAGCCTGCTATGGTGACGCGGCATCTGTTCAAAAGAAAGTGGCTTTTCAATGCGCTCAGTATTGCCCTGAAGGACAGTTTAAAAAAGTTTTAGATGTGGGCTCAGGTGTGGGGTTTCTCTTTAGTGAGCTGAAAGATCGAATTGTATTTGATTCTTATGTATCGCTGGATCTGGTACACTCAATGCTCATGGAACAGAAAAAATTATCAGTACCGTTATTAGTCGCGGCGGATGGTGAAAATATCCCTTTACGAGAAGAACAATTTGATTTGCTTGTTAGTTCTTCTGCTATGCAATGGTATTCAAATCCAGAAGAATCCATCCCTGAAAGTTTTAAAATGTTGAAGCGGGGCGGACGGTTTGCCATCGCTATTTTTGTCAAAGGAACGCTTTGCGAGCTTGCAGATATCAGTTTAAAAACGGGGTTCGGGTCTGTAAAGAATTTAAAAGATGCTGAATTTTATATGGATGTTATTTCCGGCATTTCAAATATCAGGGTCAGTTTTAGTAGAGCTCGGCACGAAGTATATTTTCCTTCAGTTGTAGATTTTTTACGGAATCATAAACGAACTGGCGCAGTCGCCTCAAGCGGGAGTATTTCATGGGGAAAATCGAAATATTTACATTTTATTGAAGAATATGAAAAATTTTACGGTGGAGAGCAGGGGATAAGAGCTTCATACGAAGTTCTATTTGCTTCGGGGGAAGCTTTTTAGCAGTAACGAGTCGTATGTTGTTTCTTTTTGACTTTTAGACTGCTTCGGATGAGTATTCATCAAGTTTTGGATTAATGAATTTTTAGGAGTTATATATGCTAGTAGGGGATTGGATGACCAAAGAGGTTTTAACCCTCGTTCCTGGTGCGCCCATAGAGAGCGCCGTTGAAATGATGAGAGAAGTCGGAATCAGGCAGATTCCGGTTACTGAAGCCTCCGGCCTTGTTGTTGGAATAGTTTCAGACAGGGATATCCGTGATGCGATGCCTTCAAAGTATTTAGCCGGAGATAGAGCTTCTATTGAAGGTGAAGGGTTGAAGGGGCTTAAGATTAAAGATATTATGACTCATGATCCTTTTGTTGTTGCTCCTGATACGTGCATGGAAGTTGCAGCCGGTATTCTGCTTGATAATAAAATTGGAGGGCTTCCGGTTGTTGATGAGTTCGGACTTGTCGGGATTATCACCGAAGTTGATATCTATAAATTTTTGACAACAGTAACCGGCGTTAATCGCGGTAGTTCTCAATTTGCTTTTTTGCTGGAAGATTCAGCTTTAGCTCTGGAAGACGTTTTGAGTGACTTGTGGGCAAGAGGTGTCAGGCTTTCGACTGTTATTACCTCTTATGAAGGGGTTGAGCACGGGCGCAGGCAGGTCTTTATCTGGGTTCAGCGACTTGACGATGCGACAGTAGATTCTTTAGTTGTGCATTTGAAAAAAACGTATGATTTAAGATACTACGTGCATAAAGGTGAGACATTTAAAATTGAGTTTTAATGTTTTATGTTTAAAGTTTTTTGCAAAGCCGATCTTTCCTAAGGTCGGCTTTGTTTTTTATAATACTGGGAAAAAAGACTTATTGGTAATCTGCTTTGATGGGTAGTTTTATGATAAAACAAGTGAACTTTTCTACATAATCTACAGATGATTACCGTTATGCAGATAAAATAGTTTTTTTAGTATACGAGTATGAACTGAAAAAATTACAATTTTAATTTTAATTTTTGAGCTTCTTCATAGGTTTGCACATTTATCATATTTAAGGTCAGCAGTGCTGATAATAGGTTCATGTTCTTTTCATTTGCAAATTGTGAAGCTGCTGAATACTGGTTAGGGTCTATGTTTTGTTTTTTCTCAAGCCATGTTTTTAAATCTTGTGTAGCTGATTTTTTTGTCGGTTCTTCTATTTCTGGAGATTGCTCTATTGCATCTCTCTTTAATTCTTCAAGTTTTCGTTTAAGATCGCGTCTTTGTGTTCTAAGATCTTCTTGCTCAGAATAAAGTAATTTCTCTTTTTCAACCAGTAATTCATTTTTTATATCAAAGTTGCCGGAAATTTTTTTACATAATGATATTGTAATCAGAGTTGCGAATATGAGAAATACGGTGGTAATAATCATCAAAATGACATCTTATAATCGCTTGGTGTAAGCGGTTTTTCATCTTTAATATCAGCTTTATCGTCAATTATATACTTGGGTTCTGTTATGGAAGATTCAGTTTTGTTAATTTCATCTTCAAGTAAGGATATTTCATATTTTAAACGATCCATGGATCTGGTCATGTGAGCTTTTTTTAATTCGAAAGCCTTTTTCCGTTGATCATATTTCGCTGTACGTCCAGCATATACAGAGTAGCAAGTGAAAGCATAAATTATGGTGGCAATAAGAATTATAAGCAGTTCCATTCGGTGTATCCTTACAGGTAATAAACTTTGTGAAGGATAGAACATATGCCTTAAATTTACAAGGATTAATTGTTTTTAACTTGTCAGAATACAGGCCATATTAAATAGTTTTTTTAATAGTAAATCCTGATATTTTGCAACAAACCATTTAAATTTTGTATGAAGTGAGTTATAAAATATGAAAGACTAAAAATATCATTGTTGTTTATGAGGTTTAGGATGACGGACACAGAGCTATTTACTGATGACGAACTTCTTTTCACAGGGGAAGAAGTTGAAGAACGTCCTGTTAAAAAGGTGAAGCCGTGGCGCGTCCTGATTGTTGATGATGAACCGGATATACATACGATGACCCAAATGGTCCTTGGGGATTTTTCCTTTGAGAGTCGCAAGCTTGAATTCATCAGTGCTTTTACCGGGGAAGACTCTTTAAATATCTTAAAAAAAGATTTCGAAATAGCAGTTGTTCTTTTAGATGTTGTAATGGAAACAAGTACCGCCGGGTTGGACGTAGCCAGACGTATACGGACTTTTGTAAACAATCCTTTTGTAAGAATAATTTTAAGAACCGGGCAACCTGGTGTCGCACCTGAGCATAAGGTTATTACTGAACTTGATATCAATGACTACTGGCAGAAAGCAGAACTTACCTCGCAGCGTTTAACAACTTCGGTTACAACTGCTTTGAGATCATATCGCGATTTATGTAAGATTGAGCAAAACCGTGTAAGCCTTGCACAACTTGCAATGTCTGTAGCGCATCAGATCAGAAACAGAACAATGACCATCACCGGTTTTGCTAATCTGGCTACACGTAAACTTGAGCAAGGGTCTGAAATCATAAAATATTTAGACACTATCTCTGAGGAGTCAGGAAGACTTGAAGAAGTTGTGGATAGTGTCTCCGACTATGCTTCCATTAATAATTGTGACCATCAGAATTCTGAAATTTTTCCGCTTCTGGAAGAGGTTGTCGTTGATATTAAAAAATATGCAGCCAGCCTTAATAAAAATATAGAATTTAATATCATACTTAAACATGCTGTAATAGACGGTCGCCCAGATCTGTTTAAAAAAGCGATTAAAGAATTGCTTAAGAATGCGGTTTCATTCAGTGATGAATCTTCACCTCAAGTGGAACTTGTTATTCAGGTTGATTCAGAATTGTGTCATATCAAAATTACCGACAACGGGTCAGGAATTGCGGATGTGGACCTTCCATATATTTATGATCCTTTTTTTACTAAACGACCTGACTCTGTGGGGATGGGCTTAAGCATTGTTCGCAGGATTATAGACGGTTATAATTGGACTCTCGAATTTTCGAAGACTGATGATCAGCAGACCGTTTTTTCTTTGATAATACCTATTTGACTTATACTATAATTCATAAGAGAGGGTAAAATGGGTGCAGGTAAGGATCCCGTAAAGGATGATGAAATCTTCTTTGCGGATGAATCAACTGAAGAGCATAAGGACCCTGTTTTTAAACTGGATAGAAAATGGAAGATACTTATAGTTGATGATGAAAAAGATGTGCACAGTACCACTCGTCTTGTATTAGATGATGTTATATTCGAAGGTGGACGCTTAGAGTTTATTAGTGCTTATACCGGTGATGAAGCCCTTGAGATAATGCGTGAGCACTCTGATATTGCGGTTATTCTACTTGATGTTGTGATGGAAACAAGTCATGCGGGGCTTGATGTTGTCCGTATCATACGTGAAGAAATGCAGAATAAAATGGTCCGGATTATTCTGCGGACAGGTCAACCAGGTCAAGCTCCAGAGCGTAAAGTTATTATTGAATACGACATCAATGATTATAAGCATAAAGGAGAGTTGACAGCGCAACGGCTGTTTACTTCTGTTCTCGCAGCCCTGCGTTCGTATAGAGATATTCTTGTAATTGACCAGAACAGAAAAGGCTTAAAGTATATAATTGAAGCTTCTGGAAGTCTTTTTAAACAGCAATCCATAGGACGCCTTGCACAGGGCGTTCTTACGCAGGTTATTTCGCTTTTAGGGCTTCATGATTCTGTCTACATGGATGGAAGTGGTATGGCGGTTTCCAGTTCCGATTCCGACTCTGGGAATATGCGCATTATCGCTTCAACTGGACGGTACGCCGTATGCCGCGATTCTGTTGAAAATTGTCAGGAAATAACTGAAGAAACCAGACAAAAATTTGATAATATATGTAAAATCGGCCATGGGAAATTTATCGGAGAAGATTATGTAGGTTATCTTCCTACGTCACAACAGGGATCCCACTTACTGTTTGTTGAAGGTTGCGGGAAAGAGCGTAGTGAACAGGATGAAGATTTATTGAGAATCTATTCTGACAATGTGGGAGTTGCTTTTGACAATATCTATCTGAATCAAGAGGTGTTAGATACCCAGAAAGAAATTGTTCGTGTGCTTGGTGAAGTTGTTGAATTTCGTTCTAAAGAGACAGCATATCATGTTATCAGGGTGTCGGAAGTTACCCGCATTCTAGCAACGGCTTTGGGGCTTGATCCAACATGCGTCGATGAATTGTATTACGCTTCGCCTATGCATGATGTCGGTAAAATCGGGATACCTGATTCAATTTTATTGAAGCCGGGAAGTCTCACTCCTGATGAAATAAAGATTATGAAAACTCATACAGAAATCGGATACAGCATACTTAAATCAAGCAAACGAAAACTTTTGAAAACAGCAGCTATTATAGCATATGAGCATCATGAATACTGGGACGGTTCCGGGTATCCAAGAGGGCTTAAAGGTGAAGAGATAGATATTGCCGGAAGAATTACCTGCATAACCGATGTGTATGATGCTCTCTGCAGTAAGCGTGTTTATAAGGATGCATGGGATATAGAAAAAGCTACCGATTTTTTAAAAAAGAATCGGGGAAAGATGTTTGATCCGGCATTGGTTGATTTGTTCTTTGAAAATATTGATGCCGTTTTGGAAGTGCAGAAGAAATATCAGGATTAAGTATTTATATTAGACCCTACTGAAATTAAATCAAAGAGAAAGCCCGAAATCATGTACAAATATAGTTCATGACTTCGGGCTTTAGTTTTTTCAGATATAGACTAACGTTCGTTCGTCAGGCTATTTTTTCTTCCATGAATTTTCTTCACCTGTAGCAAGGCGGCGAATGTTTTCTCTGTGAGTCCAGAACAGGAGCACTGTAAGAATACATCCCAGCAGGATTGCGCCGAAGTTTCCGGTAAGTAAGGCCATAACAGGTAATGAGACTGCAAGGGTCAATGATCCCATTGAAACGTAGCCGGAAAGCATAATTACGATTATGCAGAAAACTACTGACCAAAGCGTTGCTGCCGGAGCAAGAACTAAGAAGGCGCCGATTGTTGTAGCAACTGCTTTACCGCCACGCATATCCAAAAAGATAGAGAAAACGTGACCGATAACTGCTGACAAGGCAACCAGAGATAAAAACATCCAGTTGTGGCTGTACTGCGATGCCATGAGAACAGGGATAAATCCTTTAGAAATATCTAATATCAGAGCAGCGACCCCGTATTTAAATCCGCATAAACGAGCTACGTTTGTCGCCCCTGTATTTTTGCTGCCGTGCGTGCGGGGGTCGATGCCGCAGCTTATTTTTGCAACCAAAAGTCCGAAGGGGAGAGAACCCAGAAAATAAGCGAAGACTAACCAGAATATCCAGAGCATGTACAAACTCCTTTAGTTTTAGTTGTTCATTAAAAACTATTCTTCCAAAGCTTCAACTACTCTGATCTCATTTGTAAGCGGATCAATCTTGTTGAATCTGATTTGAAATAATTGTCCGGGATAGAGCTTATCACCAAGCATGGGCCGCGGAACTCTTACATTAATCTGAATTTCAGGCATAGCAAGAGATGTCAGGGGACCGTTATCATCAACAACAGCGGCTGACTGCCATTTCTTTTTGTTTTGTGCGAGGTAAAGAAGTTTCCAGTACCTTGGTCTGAATCTCTGAATTTTGACCACGGCCTGCAGTCTGTTTTGCAGCGTATCAGCCAGAGCCGTCAGCTCATCACCGGTCCAAAGAGGGTGTTCTGTCTGTAAATAAGTGCACAGCTGCGCCATATTTATGAAGTCAGCATATCTTCTGAGCGGTGATGAAATGGGACTGTATCCTTTGACAGCAAGCGTAGCATGTTTTTTGGGTGTAGTCTCCATCTGCGGAGGGGCCATGTGTCTGACTCTTTGAAAAATTTCGTGCGGCTGCGTTACAATTCCGCTTAAATCAGAAGGGAGCACTATGTCTTGAGTTCTATAGAGAAGCGGGAATTCATTTTCTTCTGCAAATCTTCCAAGGCCTGAGTTTGCCAGAATCATGAATTCGCTGATGATCTGATCTGCTTTCGGAGTATCATCCTTTGAGCTTATGTTTACAGAAACTTTTTCAGGCCAGCCTGTGAGTGAAATGTCAGGCTCAGGTTTACGGATTACCACTGCGCCGTTTTTAATTCTGCGGGTAATAAGTTTTTCAGACAGCTCAAAAGCCAAGGCCATTTCTTCATCTGTGCCGTCTTCAAGCATTTGCTCCACAGCAACATACGTGCTGTTGTCAGCTATTTTTATCCATCCTGTTTTAGGAGAAACGGATATTAAATCCCCCGTGGAGTCCAGTTCAAAAGTTGTAATCAGAGCAGGGCGTACTTCGCCTGAAAACAGGCTGAAAGCACCGATACCAAGCTCCTCAGGGAGCATGTGACTGGTTCCTTCAGGAAGATATATACTGGTGCCTCTGTTAAGAACGGCCAGATCGAGTTTACCTCCGAAATCCCAGTCCATGCACGGGCGGGCCAGAGCTATTGTCAGAGTGTATCCGCCGTCGCAATTCTTCTTAAGATTAAAAGCATCGTCAATGTCGCGCGTTGTTGCAGAATCAATGCTGCGCATAAGCATAGGGTATGGCTCTGCGGCTTTTGTTTCTACAGCTTTGACCAGTCTGGCTATTTCTTCAGTATGGTTGGCTGACCAGCTG
This window harbors:
- a CDS encoding aminotransferase class I/II-fold pyridoxal phosphate-dependent enzyme produces the protein MISKWFNLSIETKLAELEEASLLRKIPSVDNGAEKELSFKGRKLLNLASNDYLGLACDDRLKSASIQAIRDYGTGAAASRLVTGNFKLYETLEQEFAQFKEQDEAMLFSSGYAANLAIIDSFADRQTVVFSDKLNHASILDGIKMSGAKHARYQHNDIEHLKKRLESFKDSLAKILITDTIFSMDGDLAHIEEIAQICKFYNVMLVVDEAHAEGVFGEGKGLCFERKVSALVDLHMGAFSKAFGSHGGMVSGNSDLISFLRNKGRSFVFSTALPPAVVGANLASLRLVSADPSMGERVLENSRDLKKFLESEGFDCGNSESQIVPVILGSNALALQAQAFLLEEGIYTAAIRPPTVPMNTARLRLSLRADLTKADIEKVKYAFVALRKEILS
- a CDS encoding methyltransferase domain-containing protein → MKKRIKQCFSKAAACYGDAASVQKKVAFQCAQYCPEGQFKKVLDVGSGVGFLFSELKDRIVFDSYVSLDLVHSMLMEQKKLSVPLLVAADGENIPLREEQFDLLVSSSAMQWYSNPEESIPESFKMLKRGGRFAIAIFVKGTLCELADISLKTGFGSVKNLKDAEFYMDVISGISNIRVSFSRARHEVYFPSVVDFLRNHKRTGAVASSGSISWGKSKYLHFIEEYEKFYGGEQGIRASYEVLFASGEAF
- a CDS encoding CBS and ACT domain-containing protein, with amino-acid sequence MLVGDWMTKEVLTLVPGAPIESAVEMMREVGIRQIPVTEASGLVVGIVSDRDIRDAMPSKYLAGDRASIEGEGLKGLKIKDIMTHDPFVVAPDTCMEVAAGILLDNKIGGLPVVDEFGLVGIITEVDIYKFLTTVTGVNRGSSQFAFLLEDSALALEDVLSDLWARGVRLSTVITSYEGVEHGRRQVFIWVQRLDDATVDSLVVHLKKTYDLRYYVHKGETFKIEF
- a CDS encoding ATP-binding response regulator yields the protein MTDTELFTDDELLFTGEEVEERPVKKVKPWRVLIVDDEPDIHTMTQMVLGDFSFESRKLEFISAFTGEDSLNILKKDFEIAVVLLDVVMETSTAGLDVARRIRTFVNNPFVRIILRTGQPGVAPEHKVITELDINDYWQKAELTSQRLTTSVTTALRSYRDLCKIEQNRVSLAQLAMSVAHQIRNRTMTITGFANLATRKLEQGSEIIKYLDTISEESGRLEEVVDSVSDYASINNCDHQNSEIFPLLEEVVVDIKKYAASLNKNIEFNIILKHAVIDGRPDLFKKAIKELLKNAVSFSDESSPQVELVIQVDSELCHIKITDNGSGIADVDLPYIYDPFFTKRPDSVGMGLSIVRRIIDGYNWTLEFSKTDDQQTVFSLIIPI
- a CDS encoding response regulator, which produces MGAGKDPVKDDEIFFADESTEEHKDPVFKLDRKWKILIVDDEKDVHSTTRLVLDDVIFEGGRLEFISAYTGDEALEIMREHSDIAVILLDVVMETSHAGLDVVRIIREEMQNKMVRIILRTGQPGQAPERKVIIEYDINDYKHKGELTAQRLFTSVLAALRSYRDILVIDQNRKGLKYIIEASGSLFKQQSIGRLAQGVLTQVISLLGLHDSVYMDGSGMAVSSSDSDSGNMRIIASTGRYAVCRDSVENCQEITEETRQKFDNICKIGHGKFIGEDYVGYLPTSQQGSHLLFVEGCGKERSEQDEDLLRIYSDNVGVAFDNIYLNQEVLDTQKEIVRVLGEVVEFRSKETAYHVIRVSEVTRILATALGLDPTCVDELYYASPMHDVGKIGIPDSILLKPGSLTPDEIKIMKTHTEIGYSILKSSKRKLLKTAAIIAYEHHEYWDGSGYPRGLKGEEIDIAGRITCITDVYDALCSKRVYKDAWDIEKATDFLKKNRGKMFDPALVDLFFENIDAVLEVQKKYQD
- the plsY gene encoding glycerol-3-phosphate 1-O-acyltransferase PlsY; this encodes MLWIFWLVFAYFLGSLPFGLLVAKISCGIDPRTHGSKNTGATNVARLCGFKYGVAALILDISKGFIPVLMASQYSHNWMFLSLVALSAVIGHVFSIFLDMRGGKAVATTIGAFLVLAPAATLWSVVFCIIVIMLSGYVSMGSLTLAVSLPVMALLTGNFGAILLGCILTVLLFWTHRENIRRLATGEENSWKKK
- a CDS encoding RNB domain-containing ribonuclease; this translates as MSLFTDGRYVAPGNIVEFMHGNQPQLAFVMEEQSGKLKLYTINKRETKMPAARVLPWTGPQYSADSTRQEMLDLMLSHQEKRGEIQAGLDVMEIWDLAQGELEKAPLSWFAGLLWEAPDSDQISAIGRAMLAAKTHFKFQPPEFIIYTEEKVENRLQQQSEEQRYEEAMTAGQELFKKIWTARESGSTVSKDQIPDMSDETAEYLKNFLHERIAGIDDEKSHKMWIALKKGLPDHPHLALVLAQGWGIVYPHHNFLFDEADYTPDDSWSANHTEEIARLVKAVETKAAEPYPMLMRSIDSATTRDIDDAFNLKKNCDGGYTLTIALARPCMDWDFGGKLDLAVLNRGTSIYLPEGTSHMLPEELGIGAFSLFSGEVRPALITTFELDSTGDLISVSPKTGWIKIADNSTYVAVEQMLEDGTDEEMALAFELSEKLITRRIKNGAVVIRKPEPDISLTGWPEKVSVNISSKDDTPKADQIISEFMILANSGLGRFAEENEFPLLYRTQDIVLPSDLSGIVTQPHEIFQRVRHMAPPQMETTPKKHATLAVKGYSPISSPLRRYADFINMAQLCTYLQTEHPLWTGDELTALADTLQNRLQAVVKIQRFRPRYWKLLYLAQNKKKWQSAAVVDDNGPLTSLAMPEIQINVRVPRPMLGDKLYPGQLFQIRFNKIDPLTNEIRVVEALEE